Proteins encoded in a region of the Misgurnus anguillicaudatus chromosome 9, ASM2758022v2, whole genome shotgun sequence genome:
- the LOC129423203 gene encoding urokinase plasminogen activator surface receptor, giving the protein MDLNIFIVLICTLFAEGHSLKCYECAGLMGFCVSKEKTCPSNETSCASATFVQFIGETRFTKQAKACDVKQNCVNGSINFGLGSTGFSMQCCNTDLCNSKDVPDYNSNSPNGKQCYYCDDTSCLNKLNCLGSEDSCITAKVTASQTVKGCITKTICDSASQASQGFKDFTCCQGNLCNGAKSFTQNLLFLSWPFFFYILIH; this is encoded by the exons ATGGATCTGAACATCTTTATTGTTCTCATCTGCACTCTTTTCGCTGAAG GACACTCACTCAAATGTTATGAGTGTGCAGGTTTGATGGGTTTTTGTGTAAGCAAGGAGAAGACATGTCCCTCTAATGAAACTTCATGTGCAAGTGCAACATTTGTACAATTCATTG gtGAGACTAGGTTTACCAAACAGGCTAAGGCTTGTGACGTGAAACAGAACTGCGTAAATGGATCCATTAACTTTGGTCTTGGAAGTACAGGTTTTTCCATGCAATGCTGTAACACAGATCTCTGTAACAGCAAGGATGTCCCAG ATTACAACTCTAACAGCCCCAATGGAAAACAATGTTACTACTGCGATGATACGAGTTGCTTGAACAAATTAAACTGTTTAGGATCTGAAGACTCTTGCATTACAGCAAAAGTAA CAGCTTCTCAGACTGTAAAAGGATGTATCACTAAAACTATCTGTGATTCAGCATCACAAGCGTCCCAAGGTTTTAAGGACTTCACTTGTTGTCAGGGGAATCTGTGTAACGGTGCTAAGAGCTTCACACAGAACCTCCTCTTTCTCTCGTGGCCGTTCTTCTTCTACATCCTGATCCATTAA